One region of Scophthalmus maximus strain ysfricsl-2021 chromosome 15, ASM2237912v1, whole genome shotgun sequence genomic DNA includes:
- the LOC118286423 gene encoding TOG array regulator of axonemal microtubules protein 1 isoform X2, whose protein sequence is MIPGLISQELHKQLLDPKNYQNRTSGVEELKRILSEADVQSVPSDSIEDFIGFLPRLLDDSNFKVLCGTLQVLNLLIQKLDTSVGKYLKQLVLVALKALGDARTITRNEYMNVFGQLMKTVAPQQVLDLVISNLKHKNSRVREDVLNIIMAAMLTHPRRDFNIPKLCFEVAPHLADSKRKVRHAALELFAVLDYCLDTGKKQPLMKAVDMVELNEDAEGLMAAVQARRARHVLPRLSSEGVVEYGLAVPKPGQRCSVQYGSGADLDWVMNGGRISSARSHRTEPDCDRLYGYGSLGSLTDDLPLQRRIVSAGKGKNKLPWEMSSFSSTENEQQCGTPNGKCSEQGASEDFLPLSRKLSPETYIPSFSSADPQKKQSSRRRESPAHLRRSGSLNLDPDIFKTTNFSDPDVVASKGRTLQRNPSVERTFSLPSNPTTPGSFLLPSYPLPTLPGGMLTPTMSRRHGDPSLSMSNTWPNKRESSLHQRDTSPWRDTAKGDHLSSISSPRPLRASLVTSSSTSSFRRALSSTRATTLSISPVVPPLEQAQSHNGQRPHAPGSPQNQQLEKSLHLDPDGFRAVQDPQEDDPLDMQEMMNSLRSLRNSAAKKRAKVSLSSPDPDSPDSAVRLDMDSQSQTSPKITSSASESGLSSLSSVANSSSNGIKTSPGNSASSGMKPHIARVPSAKLRSSVSMDFSSLQGLSQRNELSSEVGVVGQRVTYSNGTIKTEMETTGTSPPLVKLDLRETVRGLKPAKGQPAVTVDSTGNKILCVFGTAVPGSPGVVLSLEQGGSMAKPPTDPSTGVYSHTLSDSHVDIDVSPRPDELKDRVKNTRFGRNRMRLQRLDQQVGQAGKGDSTRDKIRHRVQQMLSDSPTEENRATIITDLHLNGSTLTSTKADHLSTPLSPVSPPGPQSPLKCFTPPHQPSPPTVPPNPRNLSRLRRAPSLSRTRPSLSHSSDELSPGNTGHRKNVSEPQEMCPFSKPDLALTESFNLLSSEDWEKKIEGLMFMRSLAHYHSDTLQGKLHDVCLCLIQEVKNLRSGVSRVAVCTMGDLYTHMQKAMDQELEGTAKALLQKAGETNAFIRQDVDAALDCMVQHCTPTRSINALLSGGISHLSALVRKCTAQHLANLVEKVGAARLLSGGKDLTERILPAVTKLAQDSSQETRFFGRRMLLSLSSHPDFDKILEKYIPTKDLPTIRDTIFTLKTKGLGDMPQDTQSARGRRSLPGSGTVRASSLTREPLNQTNRESNSHYSCRSQTQSIADKTEYIKQISGLLGSKDFRERIKGIDQLVVDCQHNPNMVINSIFQVFDAFKARLQESNGKVNLHALESLQKIIHLMKDNLSQVVNILVPAIVDNHLNSKNNAIYSAAIGAINALILNLDNVLLLQPFCTKAQFLNGKAKVDLIEKVADLVTELYPRKPQVVEQKVLPLLWHLLGTSTHSGTIHGRGGSVRGATANLCQALHAQMGSSLSESAASQPANVHKGLNEFLRALT, encoded by the exons ATGATACCCGGGTTGATCTCGCAGGAGTTACACAAGCAGCTTCTGGACCCCAAGAACTACCAGAATCGCACGAGTGGCGTGGAGGAGCTCAAGCGCATCCTCTCGGAGGCGGACGTTCAGTCGGTCCCCTCCGACAGCATTGAGGACTTCATCGGTTTTCTCCCTCGACTTCTGGATGACAGTAATTTCAAAGTGTTGTGCGGCACATTGCAGGTTTTGAACTTGCTCATTCAGAAGCTAGATACGAGTGTAGGGAAATATCTCAAACAACTAGTGCTGGTGGCTCTCAAGGCCCTCGGGGACGCTCGCACCATCACCAGGAATGAATACATGAATGTGTTTGGACAGCTGATGAAAACTGTTGCACCGCAGCAAGTATTAGATCTTGTAATCAGCAACTTGAAACACAAAAATTCAAGGGTCCGGGAAGATGTCCTTAACATCATAATGGCAGCTATGCTCACTCACCCCAGAAGAGATTTCAACATCCCCAAGCTTTGTTTTGAGGTTGCACCACATCTGGCCGACAGCAAAAGGAAAGTCCGCCATGCCGCCCTTGAGCTGTTCGCTGTTTTGGACTATTGCCTTGACACAGGGAAAAAGCAGCCTCTGATGAAAGCTGTGGACATGGTGGAGCTCAATGAGGATGCCGAGGGTCTCATGGCAGCTGTACAGGCAAGACGAGCAAGGCATGTCCTTCCGAGACTTTCCTCGGAGGGGGTAGTGGAGTATGGCTTAGCAGTGCCCAAACCAGGACAGAGATGCTCGGTGCAGTATGGTTCTGGAGCTGATCTGGACTGGGTGATGAACGGAGGGCGGATAAGCAGTGCCAGGAGTCACAGAACTGAACCGGACTGTGACCGGCTGTATGGCTACGGCAGCCTAGGCTCCCTCACTGATGACCTTCCTCTTCAAAGGAGGATTGTCAGTGCGGGTAAAGGGAAAAACAAGCTACCCTGGGAGATGTCCAGCTTCTCATCCACTGAGAATGAGCAGCAATGCGGTACACCCAACGGAAAGTGCTCTGAGCAG GGGGCCAGTGAGgatttcctccctctgtccaggAAGCTGAGTCCAGAGACCTACATACCCAGTTTTA GTTCTGCAGATCCACAGAAGAAACAATCCTCCAGAAGGAGGGAGTCCCCTGCTCACCTCAGGAGAAGTGGAAGCCTTAACTTAGACCCTGACATCTTTAAAACTACCAACTTTTCTGACCCAGATGTTG TGGCATCCAAAGGACGCACACTCCAGAGGAATCCCAGTGTTGAGCGTACGTTTTCCCTCCCCTCTAACCCCACCACACCTGGCTCGTTCCTACTGCCCTCCTACCCACTGCCTACACTCCCAGGAGGCATGCTAACTCCAACAATGTCCCGTCGCCACGGTGATCCCTCTCTGTCTATGTCCAACACCTGGCCCAACAAGAGGGAGAGCAGCCTTCACCAGCGAGACACCAGCCCCTGGAGAGACACAGCAAAGG GGGACCATCTCTCCAGCATATCCTCTCCGAGGCCTCTGCGTGCCTCCCTTGTCACTTCTTCTTCCACATCGTCATTCCGTCGGGCTCTGAGCAGCACCAGGGCAACAACCCTCTCTATCTCGCCAGTGGTCCCTCCATTAGAGCAGGCCCAGTCTCATAATGGCCAGAGGCCCCATGCACCAGGCAGCCCTCAGAACCAACAGCTGGAAAAGAGCCTTCATCTGGACCCTGATGGCTTCAGAGCAGTGCAGGATCCTCAAGAGGACGATCCTCTGGACATGCAGGAG ATGATGAACTCTCTGCGCTCATTGCGCAACAGTGCTGCCAAGAAGAGGGCCAAAGTGAGCCTCAGCAGTCCAGATCCCGACAGCCCCGACTCTGCTGTGAGATTAGACATGGACTCACAATCACAAACCTCTCCGAAGATTACCAGCTCAGCCAGTGAAAGCGGTCTATCCAGTCTGAGCTCAGTTGCCAACTCCAGCTCCAATGGCATCAAAACCAG TCCTGGAAACTCTGCCTCTTCAGGAATGAAACCTCACATTGCAAGAGTGCCTTCAGCAAAACTGAGGTCCTCTGTGTCCATGGACTTTAGCAGCCTTCAAG GGTTATCCCAGAGAAACGAACTGTCATCTGAGGTGGGTGTTGTTGGGCAGAGAGTCACTTACTCCAATGGAACAATCAAAACTGAGATGGAGACAACAGGAACTTCCCCTCCTTTGGTCAAACTGGACCTTCGCGAAACAGTCAGGGGTCTGAAGCCTGCCAAAGGTCAGCCAGCGGTGACAGTGGATTCAACTGGTAATAAAATTTTGT GCGTCTTTGGCACTGCAGTGCCTGGCAGCCCCGGAGTCGTCCTATCACTAGAACAGGGTGGATCGATGGCCAAACCTCCCACCGATCCCTCAACTGGTGTCTACAGCCACACTCTGTCTGACAGTCACGTAGACATCGACGTCAGCCCACGTCCTGATGAGCTTAAG GATAGGGTGAAGAATACTAGGTTCGGCCGGAACAGGATGCGTCTGCAGCGTTTGGATCAGCAAGTAGGGCAGGCTGGTAAGGGGGACAGCACACGAGACAAGATTCGCCACCGTGTCCAACAGATGCTGTCTGATTCACCAACCGAGGAGAACAGAGCTACAATCATCACAG ATCTGCATCTAAACGGCAGCACGCTGACTTCCACCAAAGCAGACCATCTCTCTACCCCTCTTAGCCCTGTCAGCCCCCCAGGACCACAAAGCCCCCTCAAGTGCTTCACTCCGCCACACCAGCCGAGCCCCCCCACCGTGCCCCCCAACCCTAGAAACCTCTCTCGGCTCAGGAGGGCTCCTAGCCTCAGCAGAACCCGACCTTCGCTGTCACATAGCTCAG ATGAGCTGTCCCCCGGCAACACGGGCCACAGGAAAAATGTGTCTGAGCCTCAGGAAATGTGTCCGTTTTCCAAACCCGACCTGGCACTGACAGAGAGTTTCAACCTGCTGAGTTCTGAAGACTG GGAGAAGAAGATTGAGGGTCTGATGTTCATGCGCTCTCTGGCCCACTACCACTCAGACACACTCCAGGGCAAGCTTCATGATGTCTGCCTGTGTCTCATTCAAGAG GTGAAGAACCTGCGGTCAGGTGTGTCCAGGGTTGCAGTGTGCACCATGGGTGACCTATACACCCACATGCAGAAGGCGATGGACCAGGAGCTGGAAGGAACAGCTAAAGCCTTACTGCAGAAGGCCGGGGAGACTAACGCCTTCATTAGGCAAGATGTCGATGCAGCCCTGGATTGCATGGTGCAGCACTGCACTCCCACTCGCAGCATCAACGCTCTTCTCTCTGGAGGAATCag TCACCTTAGCGCCTTGGTGAGAAAATGCACCGCTCAGCATCTGGCCAATCTGGTGGAGAAGGTTGGTGCTGCCCGTCTTCTGTCTGGGGGCAAAGATCTCACTGAGAGGATCTTACCTGCTGTCACCAAACTCGCCCAAGACTCCTCACAGGAAACCAG GTTCTTTGGCCGGCGAATGTTGCTGTCCCTGTCATCCCACCCTGACTTTGACAAGATCCTGGAGAAATACATCCCCACCAAAGACCTGCCAACCATTAGAGACACTATCTTCACTCTCAAGACAAAG GGTCTTGGTGATATGCCCCAAGACACTCAGTCAGCCAGGGGCAGACGCTCCCTCCCAGGCAGTGGCACAGTCAGGGCCTCATCTCTCACCAGGGAGCCTCTCAACCAGACCAACAG gGAGTCCAATAGCCATTATAGCTGTAGATCTCAGACACAAAGTATTGCAGACAAGACAGAATACATCAAGCAAATCTCAGGTCTGCTGGGTTCAAAGGACTTCAGAGAGAGGATCAAGGGAATTGACCAGCTAGTGGTTGACTGCCAGCACAACCCCAACATGGTCATCAATAGTATATTCCAG GTGTTTGATGCCTTTAAGGCCAGGCTGCAGGAGTCCAACGGCAAGGTCAACCTGCACGCCCTTGAGTCGCTACAGAAAATCATCCACTTGATGAAGGACAACCTGTCCCAAGTGGTCAACATCCTGGTCCCAGCAATCGTGGACAATCACCTCAACTCCAAAAACAATGCCATCTACTCTGCTGCTATCGGAGCCATTAATGCACTTATTTTAAATCTTG ATAACGTACTCCTTCTCCAGCCTTTCTGTACCAAGGCTCAGTTTTTAAATGGCAAAGCTAAAGTGGATCTTATTGAAAAGGTTGCAG acCTTGTGACAGAGCTCTACCCTCGCAAACCCCAGGTGGTTGAGCAGAAAGTGCTGCCCTTGCTGTGGCACCTCCTGGGCACCTCTACCCACAGCGGCACCATACATGGCCGTGGCGGTAGCGTGAGGGGTGCTACCGCCAACCTGTGCCAAGCCCTTCACGCCCAGATGGGGTCCAGCCTGAGCGAGAGTGCTGCCTCCCAGCCTGCCAACGTCCACAAAGGTTTAAACGAGTTCCTGAGGGCCTTAACCTAA
- the LOC118286423 gene encoding TOG array regulator of axonemal microtubules protein 1 isoform X3 codes for MIPGLISQELHKQLLDPKNYQNRTSGVEELKRILSEADVQSVPSDSIEDFIGFLPRLLDDSNFKVLCGTLQVLNLLIQKLDTSVGKYLKQLVLVALKALGDARTITRNEYMNVFGQLMKTVAPQQVLDLVISNLKHKNSRVREDVLNIIMAAMLTHPRRDFNIPKLCFEVAPHLADSKRKVRHAALELFAVLDYCLDTGKKQPLMKAVDMVELNEDAEGLMAAVQARRARHVLPRLSSEGVVEYGLAVPKPGQRCSVQYGSGADLDWVMNGGRISSARSHRTEPDCDRLYGYGSLGSLTDDLPLQRRIVSAGKGKNKLPWEMSSFSSTENEQQCGTPNGKCSEQGASEDFLPLSRKLSPETYIPSFSSADPQKKQSSRRRESPAHLRRSGSLNLDPDIFKTTNFSDPDVVASKGRTLQRNPSVERTFSLPSNPTTPGSFLLPSYPLPTLPGGMLTPTMSRRHGDPSLSMSNTWPNKRESSLHQRDTSPWRDTAKGDHLSSISSPRPLRASLVTSSSTSSFRRALSSTRATTLSISPVVPPLEQAQSHNGQRPHAPGSPQNQQLEKSLHLDPDGFRAVQDPQEDDPLDMQEMMNSLRSLRNSAAKKRAKVSLSSPDPDSPDSAVRLDMDSQSQTSPKITSSASESGLSSLSSVANSSSNGIKTSPGNSASSGMKPHIARVPSAKLRSSVSMDFSSLQGLSQRNELSSEVGVVGQRVTYSNGTIKTEMETTGTSPPLVKLDLRETVRGLKPAKGQPAVTVDSTGVFGTAVPGSPGVVLSLEQGGSMAKPPTDPSTGVYSHTLSDSHVDIDVSPRPDELKDRVKNTRFGRNRMRLQRLDQQVGQAGKGDSTRDKIRHRVQQMLSDSPTEENRATIITDLHLNGSTLTSTKADHLSTPLSPVSPPGPQSPLKCFTPPHQPSPPTVPPNPRNLSRLRRAPSLSRTRPSLSHSSDELSPGNTGHRKNVSEPQEMCPFSKPDLALTESFNLLSSEDWEKKIEGLMFMRSLAHYHSDTLQGKLHDVCLCLIQEVKNLRSGVSRVAVCTMGDLYTHMQKAMDQELEGTAKALLQKAGETNAFIRQDVDAALDCMVQHCTPTRSINALLSGGISHLSALVRKCTAQHLANLVEKVGAARLLSGGKDLTERILPAVTKLAQDSSQETRFFGRRMLLSLSSHPDFDKILEKYIPTKDLPTIRDTIFTLKTKGLGDMPQDTQSARGRRSLPGSGTVRASSLTREPLNQTNRESNSHYSCRSQTQSIADKTEYIKQISGLLGSKDFRERIKGIDQLVVDCQHNPNMVINSIFQVFDAFKARLQESNGKVNLHALESLQKIIHLMKDNLSQVVNILVPAIVDNHLNSKNNAIYSAAIGAINALILNLDNVLLLQPFCTKAQFLNGKAKVDLIEKVADLVTELYPRKPQVVEQKVLPLLWHLLGTSTHSGTIHGRGGSVRGATANLCQALHAQMGSSLSESAASQPANVHKGLNEFLRALT; via the exons ATGATACCCGGGTTGATCTCGCAGGAGTTACACAAGCAGCTTCTGGACCCCAAGAACTACCAGAATCGCACGAGTGGCGTGGAGGAGCTCAAGCGCATCCTCTCGGAGGCGGACGTTCAGTCGGTCCCCTCCGACAGCATTGAGGACTTCATCGGTTTTCTCCCTCGACTTCTGGATGACAGTAATTTCAAAGTGTTGTGCGGCACATTGCAGGTTTTGAACTTGCTCATTCAGAAGCTAGATACGAGTGTAGGGAAATATCTCAAACAACTAGTGCTGGTGGCTCTCAAGGCCCTCGGGGACGCTCGCACCATCACCAGGAATGAATACATGAATGTGTTTGGACAGCTGATGAAAACTGTTGCACCGCAGCAAGTATTAGATCTTGTAATCAGCAACTTGAAACACAAAAATTCAAGGGTCCGGGAAGATGTCCTTAACATCATAATGGCAGCTATGCTCACTCACCCCAGAAGAGATTTCAACATCCCCAAGCTTTGTTTTGAGGTTGCACCACATCTGGCCGACAGCAAAAGGAAAGTCCGCCATGCCGCCCTTGAGCTGTTCGCTGTTTTGGACTATTGCCTTGACACAGGGAAAAAGCAGCCTCTGATGAAAGCTGTGGACATGGTGGAGCTCAATGAGGATGCCGAGGGTCTCATGGCAGCTGTACAGGCAAGACGAGCAAGGCATGTCCTTCCGAGACTTTCCTCGGAGGGGGTAGTGGAGTATGGCTTAGCAGTGCCCAAACCAGGACAGAGATGCTCGGTGCAGTATGGTTCTGGAGCTGATCTGGACTGGGTGATGAACGGAGGGCGGATAAGCAGTGCCAGGAGTCACAGAACTGAACCGGACTGTGACCGGCTGTATGGCTACGGCAGCCTAGGCTCCCTCACTGATGACCTTCCTCTTCAAAGGAGGATTGTCAGTGCGGGTAAAGGGAAAAACAAGCTACCCTGGGAGATGTCCAGCTTCTCATCCACTGAGAATGAGCAGCAATGCGGTACACCCAACGGAAAGTGCTCTGAGCAG GGGGCCAGTGAGgatttcctccctctgtccaggAAGCTGAGTCCAGAGACCTACATACCCAGTTTTA GTTCTGCAGATCCACAGAAGAAACAATCCTCCAGAAGGAGGGAGTCCCCTGCTCACCTCAGGAGAAGTGGAAGCCTTAACTTAGACCCTGACATCTTTAAAACTACCAACTTTTCTGACCCAGATGTTG TGGCATCCAAAGGACGCACACTCCAGAGGAATCCCAGTGTTGAGCGTACGTTTTCCCTCCCCTCTAACCCCACCACACCTGGCTCGTTCCTACTGCCCTCCTACCCACTGCCTACACTCCCAGGAGGCATGCTAACTCCAACAATGTCCCGTCGCCACGGTGATCCCTCTCTGTCTATGTCCAACACCTGGCCCAACAAGAGGGAGAGCAGCCTTCACCAGCGAGACACCAGCCCCTGGAGAGACACAGCAAAGG GGGACCATCTCTCCAGCATATCCTCTCCGAGGCCTCTGCGTGCCTCCCTTGTCACTTCTTCTTCCACATCGTCATTCCGTCGGGCTCTGAGCAGCACCAGGGCAACAACCCTCTCTATCTCGCCAGTGGTCCCTCCATTAGAGCAGGCCCAGTCTCATAATGGCCAGAGGCCCCATGCACCAGGCAGCCCTCAGAACCAACAGCTGGAAAAGAGCCTTCATCTGGACCCTGATGGCTTCAGAGCAGTGCAGGATCCTCAAGAGGACGATCCTCTGGACATGCAGGAG ATGATGAACTCTCTGCGCTCATTGCGCAACAGTGCTGCCAAGAAGAGGGCCAAAGTGAGCCTCAGCAGTCCAGATCCCGACAGCCCCGACTCTGCTGTGAGATTAGACATGGACTCACAATCACAAACCTCTCCGAAGATTACCAGCTCAGCCAGTGAAAGCGGTCTATCCAGTCTGAGCTCAGTTGCCAACTCCAGCTCCAATGGCATCAAAACCAG TCCTGGAAACTCTGCCTCTTCAGGAATGAAACCTCACATTGCAAGAGTGCCTTCAGCAAAACTGAGGTCCTCTGTGTCCATGGACTTTAGCAGCCTTCAAG GGTTATCCCAGAGAAACGAACTGTCATCTGAGGTGGGTGTTGTTGGGCAGAGAGTCACTTACTCCAATGGAACAATCAAAACTGAGATGGAGACAACAGGAACTTCCCCTCCTTTGGTCAAACTGGACCTTCGCGAAACAGTCAGGGGTCTGAAGCCTGCCAAAGGTCAGCCAGCGGTGACAGTGGATTCAACTG GCGTCTTTGGCACTGCAGTGCCTGGCAGCCCCGGAGTCGTCCTATCACTAGAACAGGGTGGATCGATGGCCAAACCTCCCACCGATCCCTCAACTGGTGTCTACAGCCACACTCTGTCTGACAGTCACGTAGACATCGACGTCAGCCCACGTCCTGATGAGCTTAAG GATAGGGTGAAGAATACTAGGTTCGGCCGGAACAGGATGCGTCTGCAGCGTTTGGATCAGCAAGTAGGGCAGGCTGGTAAGGGGGACAGCACACGAGACAAGATTCGCCACCGTGTCCAACAGATGCTGTCTGATTCACCAACCGAGGAGAACAGAGCTACAATCATCACAG ATCTGCATCTAAACGGCAGCACGCTGACTTCCACCAAAGCAGACCATCTCTCTACCCCTCTTAGCCCTGTCAGCCCCCCAGGACCACAAAGCCCCCTCAAGTGCTTCACTCCGCCACACCAGCCGAGCCCCCCCACCGTGCCCCCCAACCCTAGAAACCTCTCTCGGCTCAGGAGGGCTCCTAGCCTCAGCAGAACCCGACCTTCGCTGTCACATAGCTCAG ATGAGCTGTCCCCCGGCAACACGGGCCACAGGAAAAATGTGTCTGAGCCTCAGGAAATGTGTCCGTTTTCCAAACCCGACCTGGCACTGACAGAGAGTTTCAACCTGCTGAGTTCTGAAGACTG GGAGAAGAAGATTGAGGGTCTGATGTTCATGCGCTCTCTGGCCCACTACCACTCAGACACACTCCAGGGCAAGCTTCATGATGTCTGCCTGTGTCTCATTCAAGAG GTGAAGAACCTGCGGTCAGGTGTGTCCAGGGTTGCAGTGTGCACCATGGGTGACCTATACACCCACATGCAGAAGGCGATGGACCAGGAGCTGGAAGGAACAGCTAAAGCCTTACTGCAGAAGGCCGGGGAGACTAACGCCTTCATTAGGCAAGATGTCGATGCAGCCCTGGATTGCATGGTGCAGCACTGCACTCCCACTCGCAGCATCAACGCTCTTCTCTCTGGAGGAATCag TCACCTTAGCGCCTTGGTGAGAAAATGCACCGCTCAGCATCTGGCCAATCTGGTGGAGAAGGTTGGTGCTGCCCGTCTTCTGTCTGGGGGCAAAGATCTCACTGAGAGGATCTTACCTGCTGTCACCAAACTCGCCCAAGACTCCTCACAGGAAACCAG GTTCTTTGGCCGGCGAATGTTGCTGTCCCTGTCATCCCACCCTGACTTTGACAAGATCCTGGAGAAATACATCCCCACCAAAGACCTGCCAACCATTAGAGACACTATCTTCACTCTCAAGACAAAG GGTCTTGGTGATATGCCCCAAGACACTCAGTCAGCCAGGGGCAGACGCTCCCTCCCAGGCAGTGGCACAGTCAGGGCCTCATCTCTCACCAGGGAGCCTCTCAACCAGACCAACAG gGAGTCCAATAGCCATTATAGCTGTAGATCTCAGACACAAAGTATTGCAGACAAGACAGAATACATCAAGCAAATCTCAGGTCTGCTGGGTTCAAAGGACTTCAGAGAGAGGATCAAGGGAATTGACCAGCTAGTGGTTGACTGCCAGCACAACCCCAACATGGTCATCAATAGTATATTCCAG GTGTTTGATGCCTTTAAGGCCAGGCTGCAGGAGTCCAACGGCAAGGTCAACCTGCACGCCCTTGAGTCGCTACAGAAAATCATCCACTTGATGAAGGACAACCTGTCCCAAGTGGTCAACATCCTGGTCCCAGCAATCGTGGACAATCACCTCAACTCCAAAAACAATGCCATCTACTCTGCTGCTATCGGAGCCATTAATGCACTTATTTTAAATCTTG ATAACGTACTCCTTCTCCAGCCTTTCTGTACCAAGGCTCAGTTTTTAAATGGCAAAGCTAAAGTGGATCTTATTGAAAAGGTTGCAG acCTTGTGACAGAGCTCTACCCTCGCAAACCCCAGGTGGTTGAGCAGAAAGTGCTGCCCTTGCTGTGGCACCTCCTGGGCACCTCTACCCACAGCGGCACCATACATGGCCGTGGCGGTAGCGTGAGGGGTGCTACCGCCAACCTGTGCCAAGCCCTTCACGCCCAGATGGGGTCCAGCCTGAGCGAGAGTGCTGCCTCCCAGCCTGCCAACGTCCACAAAGGTTTAAACGAGTTCCTGAGGGCCTTAACCTAA